The Arachis hypogaea cultivar Tifrunner chromosome 19, arahy.Tifrunner.gnm2.J5K5, whole genome shotgun sequence genome has a window encoding:
- the LOC140182161 gene encoding uncharacterized protein, with protein MAVRNQTPTIAADNTITFLPEDCQHGTSAEDAPFVISARIGTGLVRRILVDTGADSNILFRGAFDKLGLHNDNLQTHRNGVTGLGDNFLKPDGSITLPITIGTSNQKKTILSEFFRTDDGSVGTIHGDREVAVECDNTSLALRKKSRDAAGVFLADLDARQDGQPKPEPEGDMEKLQIGPSKEEYTFINRNLPYDLKEELSQLLKQNRDLFAFTPADMLGINPDLMSHRLAVDPKAKPVAQRRRKISPDRAAEVKKQVKALLEANFIRELPYTTWLANVVLISMHQPDEEKTAFITPDGTYCYTVMPFGLKNAGATYQRLVNKIFQNLSGSKLEVYIDDMLAKTESDEQLTDDLKVIMNTLRKHQMRLNPAKCAFGMEAGKFLDFMITQRGVEANPKKCRAVLEMTSPKNLKDIQKLTGRLTALSRFLGASAQKAIPFFKLMKKGAPFKWETECEEAFQHFKKVLAEPPILAKPQTGETLYLYLSITEEALAAALIRENMKKEQEPIYFISKVLQEAETRYSRLEKLAFTLLTASRRLRQYFQAHPLTVRTDQAVKQVLQKPDLAGRMLAWSIELSQFQIKFEPRYAIKAQAMADFIAEMTPGNSTPESWKLHVDGSSNVTSGGAEVILESQNGVVIEQSVQYEFPVSNNQAEYKALLAGLALTREVGAKVLEVNTDSQVVSSQINGDYQTRDPLLQQYLAKVNKLKEGFERVTIQHVPRERNARADLLSKLASTKPGHGNKSLIQEVVKSPSVSTTTNAHLTLSNQGSWTYPILQYLLDGTLPPDPKEGK; from the exons ATGGCGGTGAGAAACCAGACTCCAACCATCGCGGCCGACAACACGATAACCTTCTTACCAGAGGATTGCCAGCACGGCACCTCGGCCGAAGACGCCCCCTTCGTCATCTCGGCTAGAATCGGAACAGGACTAGTACGAAGGATACTGGTAGACACCGGGGCAGACTCGAATATCCTCTTCCGAGGAGCCTTCGATAAGCTCGGGCTCCACAACGAcaacctccaaacacaccgcaacggtgtcacgggactcggagacaacttTCTCAAACCAGATGGCTCAATCACCCTTCCCATCACCATAGGAACAAGCAACCAAAAGAAGACAATCTTGTCCGAATTC TTTAGAACCGACGACGGCTCCGTCGGTACCATCCACGGGGACCGAGAAGTCGCAGTCGAATGTGACAACACCAGCCTAGCCCTAAGGAAGAAATCCCGAGACGCGGCCGGGGTATTCCTAGCCGACCTAGATGCTCGGCAAGACGGCCAACCCAAGCCAGAGCCAGAAGGAGACATGGAAAAGCTACAAATAGGGCCAAGCAAAGAGGAATACACCTTCATTAATAGGAACCTCCCATATGATCTCAAAGAAGAACTCTCCCAACTCTTGAAGCAAAACAGAGATTTGTTCGCATTTACACCAGCCGACATGCTGGGAATAAACCCCGACCTAATGTCCCACCGGCTAGCCGTGGACCCCAAAGCTAAACCAGTGGCACAAAGGAGGCGAAAAATATCACCAGACCGAGCCGCCGAGGTCAAGAAGCAAGTCAAAGCCCTACTCGAAGCCAACTTCATCAGGGAACTCCCCTACACGACCTGGTTAGCAAACGTCGTGCTA ATTTCGATGCACCAACCAGACGAAGAAAAAACAGCGTTCATCACCCCAGACGGGACATACTGCTACACAGTGATGCCCTTCGGCCTGAAAAACGCTGGAGCCACCTATCAAAGACTCGTCAACAAGATATTTCAAAACCTGTCCGGAAGCAAactagaagtctacatagacgacatgctcgctAAGACTGAATCCGATGAACAACTCACCGACGACCTCAAGGTCATAATGAACACCCTACGAAAGCAccaaatgcgactcaacccggcaaAATGTGCATTCGGGATGGAGGCGGGGAAGTTCCTCGACTTTATGATCACGCAACGCGGAGTTGAAGCAAACCCGAAGAAATGTCGCGCCGTCCTCGAAATGACGAGCCCAAAAAACCTCAAGGACATCCAAAAGCTCACCGGCCGATTGACGGCGTTATCACGCTTTCTCGGGGCATCGGCTCAAAAAGCGATCCCTTTcttcaaactaatgaaaaaaggaGCCCCTTTTAAATGGGAGACGGAGTGTGAAGAAGCATTCCAGCATTTCAAGAAAGTCCTAGCGGAACCACCAATCCTCGCCAAACCCCAAACAGGGGAAACACTCTACCTGTACCTCTCCATTACGGAAGAGGCACTCGCAGCAGCACTCATCCGTGAAAACATGAAAAAGGAACAAGAACCTAtctacttcataagcaaagtctTGCAAGAAGCGGAAACTCGCTACTCACGACTAGAAAAATTAGCTTTTACACTCCTCACGGCCTCCCGGCGCCTGCGACAATACTTCCAGGCCCACCCCTTGACGGTCCGAACCGACCAAGCGGTCAAACAAGTACTACAAAAACCCGACCTTGCGGGAAGAATGTTAGCGTGGTCCATCGAACTATCTCAATTCCAAATCAAGTTCGAACCCCGGTACGCGATCAAAGCACAGGccatggccgactttatcgccgaGATGACCCCAGGAAACTCCACCCCCGAATCGTGGAAACTACATGTTGACGGCTCATCGAACGTCACCTCTGGAGGTGCCGAAGTCATTCTCGAAAGTCAGAACGGAGTCGTAATCGAACAATCAGTACAATACGAATTCCCagtctcaaacaaccaggcagaatacaaGGCCCTCCTGGCAGGCCTAGCCCTAACTCGGGAGGTCGGAGCAAAGGTCCTAGAGGTAAACaccgactcacaggtagtcagcTCCCAAATCAACGGAGACTACCAGACACGAGACCCCCTACTCCAACAGTACCTCGCCAAggtaaacaaattaaaagaaggaTTCGAGCGAGTTACCATACAACATGTCCCTAGAGAACGAAACGCCAGGGCAGACCTACTTTCcaaactagccagtaccaaaccaggacaCGGTAACAAATCACTAATCCAGGAAGTCGTCAAGTCACCCTCCGTGTCAACGACAACCAACGCTCATCTGACACTCTCGAACCAAGGATCTTGGACCTACCCTATCCTACAGTACCTCCTTGACGGAACACTGCCACCGGATCCCAAAGAGGGAAAATGA
- the LOC114925931 gene encoding zinc finger BED domain-containing protein RICESLEEPER 2-like yields MNSETVSNLVTTRVGSEAAPVEVDEPSSKRLRPATSDVWKFFKKLGPDKDGVERAECKGCKKVFKAGGKRYGTSTIKRHLDSCTQIKHEDIGQTIAELQLKMGSLKIDSGVARDMFAGYVVAGDKPFNMVDDRRFRNWVKYISPTLKLPSRNTVKADIVKVHKREAAKLKKILVSIPNRICLTSDLWTSSTNEGFICLTAHFVDENWKLQSKILNFCHMPPPHTGYELSSKIFTLLTEWKVDKKIFSITLDNASSNDTCVEHLKSTLDVHGSLLCGGEFFHVRCSAHILNLIVQDGMKICGDAVCKIREGIKFLRKSESRMVKFKECFEDIEGLEYTTALCLDVPTRWNSLYAMLASAIPYKKAFELYKVKEAGFREYCPSSDEWRRTEKICDFLLPFYETTKLMSGTSYPTSNLYFLQVWQIQLILMNSLKNDEVLIRNMGEKMMIKFKKYWEEYSVVLAFGAVLDPRFKLNTLVHCYNEIDPISAKDKVEHVKSNIFCNWNSAY; encoded by the exons ATGAATTCTGAAACTGTGAGTAACCTTGTTACTACTAGAGTTGGTTCTGAGGCTGCTCCGGTCGAGGTTGATGAACCTAGTTCGAAAAGGCTGAGACCAGCAACCTCTGATGTTtggaaatttttcaaaaagctcGGTCCAGATAAGGATGGAGTAGAACGTGCTGAGTGtaaaggatgcaagaaagtgtttAAAGCTGGAGGTAAGCGATATGGCACTTCTACTATAAAACGTCATCTTGATAGTTGTACTCAAATTAAGCATGAAGATATTGGTCAAACTATAGCAGAATTGCAACTTAAAATGGGTTCACTTAAGATTGATTCAGGAGTGGCTAGAGATATGTTTGCTGGGTATGTAGTTGCTGGGGATAAGCCTTTTAATATGGTTGATGATAGGAGATTTAGAAATTGGGTGAAGTATATTAGTCCAACTTTGAAACTTCCTTCTAGGAACACGGTTAAGGCTGACATAGTGAAAGTCCACAAGAGAGAAGCtgcgaaacttaaaaaaattttagtttccaTTCCAAATAGAATTTGCTTAACATCTGATCTTTGGACTTCAAGTaccaatgaggggtttatatgttTGACTGCACATTTTGTTGATGAGAACTGGAAATTACAGAGTAAAATTCTCAATTTTTGTCATATGCCTCCTCCTCACACAGGATATGAATTGTCTTCTAAAATCTTTACGCTTTTGACTGAGTGGAAAgttgataaaaagattttttccaTTACTTTGGATAATGCTTCTTCTAATGATACTTGTGTTGAACACTTGAAAAGTACTTTGGATGTGCATGGTTCATTGTTGTGTGGTGGTGAATTCTTTCATGTTCGTTGCTCTGctcatattttaaatcttattgtCCAAGATGGAATGAAAATATGTGGTGATGCAGTGTGTAAGATTAGAGAGGGTATTAAGTTTCTGAGAAAATCTGAAAGTAGAATGGTTAAGTTTAAAGAATGTTTTGAAgatattgagggacttgagtataCGACTGCATTATGTTTAGATGTTCCTACTAGGTGGAATTCACTTTATGCAATGCTTGCAAGTGCTATTCCTTATAAGAAAGCTTTTGAATTGTATAAAGTAAAAGAAGCTGGGTTTAGGGAGTATTGTCCTTCATCAGATGAGTGGAGAAGAACTGAAAAGATATGTGATTTCTTGTTACCATTTTACGAAACTACCAAGTTGATGTCTGGAACTTCTTACCCAACATCCAACTTGTATTTTTTACAAGTTTGGCAAATCCAGCTGATTTTAATGAATAGTTTAAAGAATGATGAAGTGCTTATAAGGAACATGGGAGAAAAAATGATGATTAAGTTCAAGAAATATTGGGAAGAATACAGTGTTGTTCTTGCATTTGGGGCAGTTCTTGATCCTAGATTTAAACTCAACACTTTGGTTCATTGCTATAATGAGATTGATCCTATTAGTGCTAAAGACAAAGTGGAGCATGTGAAGA GCAACATCTTCTGCAATTGGAACTCAGCTTATTAA